One Sporocytophaga myxococcoides DNA segment encodes these proteins:
- a CDS encoding HupE/UreJ family protein encodes METDHVVAVGNLVQIRRSFREEAILGATWGLGHTCSVIIGALSISFVKNFIAFPEHFSFELFVGVMMVLIGIYRLYILKRKEKNSSGNKTLFFNVGVVHGLAGSGSIAAMLAGLAENRQEQILFLMLFGLGTIVGMGIIAASITRLKFLHPRYLTWFSCLIAACSFIYGIKIIIGQLY; translated from the coding sequence ATGGAAACAGATCATGTAGTGGCTGTTGGTAATCTTGTTCAAATCAGACGAAGCTTCCGGGAAGAAGCGATATTAGGCGCAACCTGGGGTTTGGGTCATACATGCTCTGTTATCATCGGGGCTCTTTCTATATCATTTGTTAAAAACTTTATTGCCTTTCCCGAGCATTTTTCTTTTGAACTTTTTGTAGGAGTGATGATGGTATTGATTGGAATCTATCGCCTATATATTCTTAAAAGAAAGGAAAAGAACTCTTCAGGTAACAAGACTTTGTTCTTCAATGTTGGAGTTGTTCACGGCCTTGCTGGTAGTGGATCTATCGCTGCCATGCTCGCAGGCCTTGCTGAGAACCGACAGGAGCAAATACTTTTCCTGATGCTGTTTGGACTAGGTACAATAGTAGGCATGGGAATTATTGCAGCTTCCATCACAAGACTAAAGTTTTTACATCCCAGGTATCTGACATGGTTTTCATGTCTTATTGCTGCTTGTTCATTCATCTATGGTATCAAAATAATTATCGGACAACTTTACTAA
- the urtA gene encoding urea ABC transporter substrate-binding protein: MKTPFKSKTLYKFLSLMLAAGLLFSSCSGSKDSASEQEKSAEAASGETIKIGVLHSLSGTMAISEVSLKDVIEMAVEEINASGGVLGKKVEPVIVDPASDWDLFAEKSKELILDKKVAAVFGCWTSVSRKSVLPVFEEHNSLLFYPVQYEGEECSANVIYSGATPNQQLIPAAEYLMSEKGGGYKKFYLLGTDYVFPRTANKILKAFLLSKGVPKENIIEEYTPFHHQDYQTIVSKVKKFAAGGKACVLSTVNGDSNVPFYKEFANQGLTAAMCPIMAFSVAEDELRSMDTEFLVGHLAAWNYYQSVESPENKLFVENFKKFCEKKGLPGGKSRVTDDPICWAYTDIYLWKNAVEKAGTTEIEKMRPALYGLEFKSPGGLVKMSEKNHHLAKPVMIGEIRSDGQFDIIWKTDGLVEPEPWSKLTSPDKDCDHVSHGGTYTLND, from the coding sequence ATGAAAACACCATTTAAATCAAAGACTTTGTATAAGTTTCTGTCGCTCATGCTGGCTGCTGGCCTCTTGTTTTCTTCATGTTCAGGATCGAAAGACTCCGCATCGGAACAAGAAAAATCAGCAGAAGCTGCATCAGGAGAAACCATTAAAATCGGAGTATTGCACTCATTGAGTGGTACTATGGCTATCTCTGAAGTTTCTCTTAAAGATGTTATAGAAATGGCAGTGGAGGAAATCAATGCTTCCGGTGGTGTGCTTGGTAAAAAGGTAGAGCCTGTTATTGTAGACCCTGCATCTGACTGGGATCTATTTGCGGAAAAGTCAAAAGAACTTATACTTGACAAAAAGGTGGCTGCTGTATTCGGCTGCTGGACTTCAGTGTCAAGAAAGTCTGTGTTGCCAGTATTTGAAGAACATAACAGTCTTTTGTTTTATCCTGTGCAATATGAGGGTGAAGAATGTTCTGCAAACGTAATCTATTCAGGTGCTACTCCAAACCAGCAGTTGATACCAGCTGCTGAATATCTTATGAGTGAAAAAGGCGGTGGATATAAGAAGTTCTATTTGCTAGGAACAGATTATGTGTTTCCTAGAACAGCTAATAAAATCCTTAAAGCATTCCTTCTTTCAAAAGGGGTTCCTAAAGAAAATATCATCGAAGAATATACTCCTTTTCATCATCAGGATTATCAGACTATTGTTTCTAAAGTGAAGAAGTTTGCAGCTGGCGGAAAAGCATGTGTATTAAGTACTGTAAACGGTGACTCTAACGTGCCATTCTATAAAGAATTCGCAAATCAGGGACTTACTGCAGCGATGTGTCCTATCATGGCATTCTCTGTTGCAGAAGATGAGTTGCGTTCAATGGATACAGAATTTCTTGTAGGCCACTTAGCTGCATGGAATTATTATCAGTCTGTTGAGTCTCCCGAGAACAAACTTTTTGTGGAGAACTTTAAAAAATTCTGTGAGAAAAAAGGATTACCAGGTGGCAAAAGCCGTGTGACTGACGATCCTATCTGCTGGGCTTATACTGATATCTATCTTTGGAAAAATGCTGTAGAAAAAGCGGGTACTACTGAAATAGAAAAAATGCGGCCTGCATTATATGGTCTTGAATTCAAATCACCAGGGGGCCTTGTTAAAATGAGTGAGAAAAATCATCACCTTGCTAAGCCTGTAATGATTGGAGAAATAAGAAGCGACGGTCAGTTTGATATCATCTGGAAAACAGATGGTCTTGTTGAGCCAGAACCATGGTCTAAACTAACATCCCCTGACAAAGATTGCGATCACGTAAGTCATGGTGGTACATATACTCTTAATGATTAA
- the urtB gene encoding urea ABC transporter permease subunit UrtB, with translation MKYIFYFLLVFALPLRLLAESSVSDTQTQVNTLISGSDSLKAVVINSLISSEKTEVYPLLSAINDKKLFMYNNILITLGEKQTSDDGTEKFKLLEVYPEFKELSSNDGKSLYLPISELKEVEFSRSSRLLLAPITPYLNLLSPEVEKRKLAYSQFQGLKDKSILPKLYSALAHEKHQEILRLGRETIFSIQLNSSPEASHKMWTDSLTLNWGPNTQSILEQYAAIQSNPELKNFASEKAEELQSKHERLRMFQNLFSGLSLGSILIMIALGLSIVYGLAGVINMAHGEFLMIGAYTTYCVQNIMSPTSDLFFWISLPLAFLVSGFWGFVIERLIIRHLYSRPLESMLATWGVGLVLVQIARSLFGDLTAVRTPSVLSGGWEVVQHLVLPYNRLFIIFLSAFMITATYLVLYKSRLGLQIRAVTQNRRMSSCLGIETNKLDAMTFFLGSGLAGLAGAAMTLIGNVVPDMGQTYIVDSFLVVVTGGVGNIAGSIVSGFGIGFLFKMLESFFQAVYGKVLILTLIILFLQYRPKGLFPDKGRIGED, from the coding sequence ATGAAATATATTTTCTACTTTCTGTTGGTTTTCGCATTACCATTGCGTTTGCTCGCAGAGTCTAGTGTAAGCGATACTCAGACACAAGTGAATACTCTTATTTCTGGATCAGATTCACTGAAGGCTGTTGTAATTAATAGTCTAATATCATCTGAGAAAACTGAAGTGTATCCATTGCTTTCTGCAATTAATGATAAGAAGTTATTTATGTATAATAACATTCTGATCACACTTGGAGAAAAGCAAACATCAGATGATGGTACCGAAAAATTTAAGCTATTAGAGGTTTATCCAGAGTTCAAGGAGTTGTCTTCCAACGATGGAAAATCCTTATACCTTCCTATATCAGAATTAAAAGAAGTTGAGTTTAGCAGAAGTTCCAGATTATTGCTTGCTCCGATAACTCCTTATCTGAATTTATTAAGTCCTGAAGTTGAAAAGCGAAAGCTTGCCTATTCTCAGTTTCAGGGTTTAAAGGATAAGTCTATCCTGCCAAAGTTATATTCTGCGCTTGCTCATGAGAAGCATCAGGAAATATTAAGATTGGGAAGGGAAACAATATTTTCAATACAATTGAACTCTTCACCGGAAGCTTCTCATAAAATGTGGACTGATAGTCTTACATTGAATTGGGGACCTAACACTCAATCTATTCTTGAGCAGTACGCAGCGATTCAATCCAATCCAGAGTTAAAGAACTTTGCCTCAGAAAAAGCTGAGGAGTTACAATCAAAGCATGAAAGATTAAGAATGTTCCAGAATTTGTTCAGTGGATTAAGTCTTGGAAGTATTCTTATTATGATTGCGCTGGGGCTTTCAATTGTTTATGGGCTTGCTGGCGTAATCAACATGGCTCATGGTGAATTTCTTATGATAGGAGCTTATACTACTTATTGCGTCCAAAATATCATGAGTCCGACTTCAGATCTTTTTTTCTGGATATCGCTTCCATTGGCTTTTTTGGTCTCAGGCTTCTGGGGCTTCGTGATAGAAAGATTAATTATCAGACACCTTTATTCAAGGCCTTTGGAAAGTATGCTGGCTACCTGGGGGGTTGGTTTGGTACTTGTTCAGATAGCCAGATCATTGTTTGGAGACCTTACTGCAGTCCGAACTCCTTCAGTTCTTTCAGGTGGGTGGGAGGTTGTACAGCATCTTGTTCTTCCTTATAACAGGTTATTCATCATTTTCCTTAGTGCATTTATGATTACGGCCACTTATCTTGTTTTGTACAAATCAAGATTGGGATTACAGATAAGAGCAGTTACACAAAACAGAAGAATGAGTTCATGTCTGGGAATTGAAACCAATAAACTTGATGCTATGACATTCTTTTTGGGATCTGGTCTGGCCGGCCTTGCAGGAGCAGCGATGACACTCATAGGTAATGTGGTTCCGGATATGGGACAGACTTATATAGTTGACTCTTTCCTTGTTGTGGTGACAGGAGGTGTTGGCAACATTGCAGGTTCAATTGTTTCAGGATTTGGAATAGGGTTTCTGTTTAAAATGCTGGAATCATTCTTTCAGGCTGTGTATGGAAAGGTACTCATACTAACTCTGATCATATTGTTCCTTCAGTATAGACCTAAAGGCTTGTTTCCTGATAAAGGAAGAATTGGTGAAGATTAG
- the urtC gene encoding urea ABC transporter permease subunit UrtC: MKKYLTADSLFYILLIIIFLIVLPLGNILGFVSNNTISLWGRYFCFAIAALGIDLIWGYTGVLSMCQAFFFCLGGYSIAMHMLLSATGKGVYSAAIPDFMVWNQVETLPFFWEPFHSFGLSLLLALALPALFAFLFGFFVFRSRIKGVYFAIITQALALAVWFIFLRNETMLGGTNGLTDFKSLLGFELSSPRTKLGLYLLAFFTLCGTYLFCRWLVNSKFGKVLVGILDSESRLSFTAYNVVNYKVAVFVIAAILAAIGGVLYAPQTGIITPGRMDVKASVEMVMWVALGGRGRLKGAIIGALLVNYLYSVCTSLFPESWLYILGILFILTVLFFEKGFWGLIEMLEAKLTEWSPVKGSESLKANV; encoded by the coding sequence ATGAAGAAATATTTAACAGCAGATTCTTTATTCTATATATTATTAATAATCATATTTCTCATAGTGCTCCCATTGGGAAATATCCTGGGATTTGTTTCCAATAACACAATTTCCCTTTGGGGGCGTTATTTCTGTTTCGCCATAGCAGCTTTAGGCATTGATCTGATCTGGGGATATACAGGAGTTTTATCAATGTGCCAGGCATTCTTCTTTTGTCTCGGAGGTTATTCCATAGCGATGCACATGTTGCTCAGTGCAACTGGCAAAGGTGTTTACAGCGCTGCTATTCCAGACTTTATGGTATGGAACCAGGTAGAGACACTCCCGTTTTTCTGGGAGCCATTTCATTCTTTCGGTCTCTCTTTGTTGCTGGCATTAGCATTACCAGCACTCTTTGCTTTCCTGTTTGGGTTCTTTGTTTTCAGAAGCAGGATAAAAGGGGTTTATTTCGCTATCATCACTCAAGCTTTGGCATTGGCTGTGTGGTTCATATTCCTTAGAAATGAAACGATGCTTGGAGGAACAAATGGATTAACAGACTTTAAAAGTTTATTGGGGTTTGAATTGTCAAGTCCGAGAACTAAGCTTGGTCTTTACCTTCTTGCTTTTTTCACGCTCTGCGGTACATATTTATTTTGCAGGTGGCTTGTTAATTCCAAGTTTGGAAAAGTGCTGGTAGGTATACTGGACAGCGAGTCCAGATTGAGTTTTACTGCTTACAATGTTGTAAACTATAAGGTGGCAGTATTCGTCATTGCTGCAATCCTCGCAGCAATTGGAGGAGTGTTGTATGCGCCGCAGACAGGAATCATCACTCCCGGTCGGATGGATGTGAAAGCATCCGTGGAAATGGTGATGTGGGTTGCTCTTGGTGGAAGAGGAAGATTGAAAGGTGCTATAATCGGAGCATTGCTGGTTAACTATCTTTACAGTGTTTGTACTAGTCTGTTCCCTGAATCCTGGTTATATATCCTTGGAATATTATTTATCCTTACTGTCCTTTTCTTTGAAAAAGGTTTCTGGGGATTGATTGAAATGCTGGAGGCAAAGCTGACCGAATGGTCGCCTGTTAAAGGCAGTGAAAGTTTAAAAGCTAACGTCTGA
- the urtD gene encoding urea ABC transporter ATP-binding protein UrtD, translating into MLNVKNLNVAFGGVKALDLHGFSVGMNELRVIIGPNGAGKSTFLDILCGKTQADDGEVVFDGNPILGRKEVDIANLGIARKFQKPSIFGSLTVYDNMLLAARMPKGIFKSMFFKISSELKDRIYQVAKMVRLDIHLSKLAGNLSHGQKQWLEIAIVMLQDPKLLLIDEPAAGMSDEETYRTGELLTDLAKHHCVIVIEHDMSFVEQIANRLVSVLVRGKLLMEGSFAEVRNDQRVIDCYLGRTNTQLE; encoded by the coding sequence ATGTTGAATGTAAAAAATCTAAATGTAGCCTTTGGTGGTGTGAAGGCTCTTGATCTTCATGGTTTTAGTGTGGGTATGAATGAGCTTAGAGTTATCATTGGCCCTAATGGGGCAGGCAAATCAACCTTCCTTGATATTCTCTGCGGAAAAACTCAGGCTGATGATGGAGAAGTAGTCTTTGATGGAAATCCTATTCTAGGAAGAAAAGAAGTGGATATCGCCAATCTTGGTATTGCAAGGAAATTTCAAAAGCCTTCCATATTCGGAAGTCTGACAGTATATGATAATATGCTTCTGGCAGCCAGAATGCCAAAAGGAATATTCAAATCCATGTTCTTTAAGATTTCATCGGAACTTAAAGATAGAATATATCAGGTGGCAAAAATGGTAAGGCTCGACATTCATTTAAGTAAGCTTGCAGGAAACTTGTCACATGGTCAAAAGCAGTGGCTGGAGATAGCTATTGTAATGTTACAGGACCCAAAGTTATTGCTTATTGATGAGCCAGCTGCTGGAATGTCTGATGAAGAAACTTATAGGACCGGTGAATTGCTGACAGATCTTGCCAAACATCATTGTGTCATTGTTATTGAGCATGATATGAGCTTTGTGGAACAAATTGCTAATCGTTTGGTGAGTGTTCTGGTGAGAGGTAAACTATTGATGGAAGGTTCATTTGCTGAAGTCAGAAATGATCAGAGAGTGATAGACTGCTACTTGGGAAGAACGAATACGCAACTAGAATAA
- the urtE gene encoding urea ABC transporter ATP-binding subunit UrtE gives MEIILESNNLQAAYGQSTILWGVNFKAVKGKITTIMGRNGVGKTTLLKTIMGLVKVSDGSIKFQKEEIGAMPPHKKARMGISYVPQGREIIPKLTVYENLKLGMEALGNKKGKLPEEVIYELFPILKDFRKRLGGNLSGGQQQQLALARAMVSNPSLILLDEPTEGIQPSIAMEIAQVLKNLAREKNISVLLVEQKIDFAKQLTDYYYFMDRGKMVMEGGKEELEHQEIKKHLSV, from the coding sequence ATGGAGATAATACTGGAATCAAATAATTTACAGGCAGCATATGGGCAGAGCACAATTCTGTGGGGCGTTAATTTTAAAGCTGTTAAAGGCAAGATTACAACTATAATGGGAAGAAACGGAGTGGGGAAAACCACTTTGCTTAAGACCATTATGGGACTTGTAAAAGTTTCAGATGGAAGTATAAAATTTCAGAAAGAAGAAATAGGTGCAATGCCCCCGCATAAGAAGGCCAGAATGGGTATAAGTTATGTCCCGCAAGGCAGAGAGATTATTCCTAAATTAACTGTTTATGAAAATCTAAAATTGGGCATGGAAGCCTTGGGGAACAAGAAAGGCAAATTGCCTGAAGAGGTGATTTATGAACTGTTTCCTATACTTAAAGACTTTAGAAAAAGACTTGGTGGAAATCTCAGTGGAGGGCAACAACAGCAACTTGCATTGGCGAGAGCCATGGTCAGCAATCCGTCTCTTATTCTTCTGGATGAGCCTACAGAAGGGATCCAGCCTTCAATCGCAATGGAAATTGCTCAGGTACTTAAGAATCTTGCAAGAGAAAAAAATATTTCAGTGTTGTTGGTGGAGCAGAAGATTGATTTCGCCAAACAGCTAACAGACTATTATTATTTCATGGACAGAGGTAAAATGGTGATGGAGGGAGGTAAGGAAGAATTGGAGCATCAGGAAATCAAAAAACATCTATCAGTATAA
- the ureA gene encoding urease subunit gamma, producing the protein MKLSPKDIEKLMLHNAGFLAQKRYARGILLNYPEAIALISAQLLEFIREGNSVAELMDKGKQLLGVDDVMEGVADMVDEVQIEGTFPDGTKLVTVHNPVCNKGLNNGLALYGSGLVAADKKLVIDNIVNSKPGLLDVPEGYIELNKGRKAINIDVINKGDRPVQVGSHYIFSETNNALEFDRIKAIGFRLDIPAGTAVRFEPGEKKTVPLVEIAGQKLVFGGNNLIQGKIDHDSIELIKDRMMEKGFIS; encoded by the coding sequence ATGAAGTTATCTCCGAAAGATATTGAAAAGCTAATGTTGCATAACGCGGGTTTTCTGGCGCAAAAGCGGTATGCAAGAGGTATTCTTCTTAATTATCCCGAAGCAATTGCTCTTATTTCAGCTCAGTTGCTTGAGTTTATAAGAGAAGGAAATAGTGTTGCAGAGCTTATGGATAAAGGGAAACAGCTTCTTGGTGTTGATGATGTAATGGAAGGGGTTGCTGATATGGTGGATGAAGTACAGATTGAAGGTACTTTTCCTGATGGAACAAAGCTTGTAACTGTTCATAATCCTGTTTGTAATAAAGGCCTAAACAATGGTCTTGCACTTTATGGATCAGGTCTGGTAGCGGCAGATAAAAAACTTGTTATAGATAATATTGTCAATTCAAAGCCTGGTTTATTGGATGTTCCTGAGGGATATATTGAATTAAACAAAGGAAGAAAGGCCATTAACATAGATGTGATCAATAAAGGAGATAGACCTGTTCAGGTAGGATCTCATTACATTTTCTCTGAAACAAATAATGCACTGGAGTTTGACAGGATTAAAGCAATAGGATTTAGACTTGATATTCCAGCGGGGACTGCAGTCCGCTTTGAACCTGGTGAAAAGAAAACAGTGCCTCTGGTAGAGATTGCAGGCCAAAAACTTGTCTTCGGGGGAAATAATCTTATTCAGGGGAAAATTGATCATGACAGTATTGAATTGATAAAGGATAGAATGATGGAAAAAGGTTTTATATCATAA
- the ureC gene encoding urease subunit alpha, whose protein sequence is MAYKFSRRSYADMFGITTGDKLTLGDTNLVIKVEKDYTVYGEECKFGGGKVLRDGMGQASGYNSSEVLDLIITNALIIDYTGIYKADIGIKNGYIKAIGKGGNPHIMEGVDLDMIVGATTEVIAGEGMIITAGGIDNHIHYICPQQMEEALASGITTFIGGGTGPATGTKATTCTPGAFYLEMMLKATDNFPMNIGFLGKGNTSHPGEIEEQIKAGAIGLKLHEDWGTTPAAIDNCLAVAENYDVQVCIHTDTLNESGFVESSRAAFKGRTIHTYHTEGAGGGHAPDIIVLCGDPDVLPSSTNPTKPFTVNTIDEHLDMLMVCHHLDKNIPEDIAFAESRIRGETIAAEDILHDMGALSMLSSDSQAMGRVGEVICRTWQTAHKMREQRGALREDLESGSDNFRIKRYIAKYTINPAIAHGCGHVIGSVEVGKLADLVLWHPKFFGSRPELIVKGGVIVQAQMGDPNASIPTPQPYFSRPMFGARGAAIGRTSLAFVSQASLSTVKSYELNKSITPVSGCRSVKKKDMKLNDYLPDIKVDAETYKVTVDGEWITCLPASKLPLAQLYNLF, encoded by the coding sequence ATGGCGTATAAATTTTCAAGAAGGAGTTATGCTGACATGTTTGGCATAACAACGGGAGACAAGTTAACATTAGGAGATACCAATCTTGTCATTAAAGTTGAGAAAGATTATACCGTTTATGGAGAAGAATGCAAGTTTGGAGGAGGAAAGGTTCTTCGGGATGGTATGGGACAGGCTTCTGGTTATAATTCTTCTGAGGTACTTGATTTGATTATTACCAATGCTCTGATAATTGACTATACAGGAATTTATAAAGCTGATATCGGAATAAAAAACGGATATATTAAGGCTATTGGAAAAGGTGGCAATCCTCATATCATGGAGGGAGTTGACCTTGATATGATTGTAGGTGCAACAACTGAAGTGATAGCTGGAGAAGGAATGATCATAACAGCTGGAGGTATAGATAACCATATCCATTACATCTGTCCGCAGCAAATGGAAGAGGCGCTCGCCTCCGGCATAACTACTTTCATAGGAGGAGGTACGGGTCCTGCTACCGGTACGAAGGCCACAACATGCACTCCGGGAGCTTTTTATCTGGAGATGATGTTAAAAGCTACAGACAATTTCCCTATGAATATAGGCTTTCTTGGAAAGGGAAATACCTCTCATCCTGGAGAAATTGAAGAACAGATAAAGGCTGGAGCAATTGGTCTGAAACTGCATGAGGACTGGGGAACAACTCCTGCGGCAATAGATAATTGTCTTGCTGTAGCTGAAAATTATGATGTTCAGGTTTGTATACACACTGATACGCTCAATGAAAGTGGTTTTGTAGAATCCAGTCGAGCGGCTTTTAAAGGTCGTACCATTCACACTTATCATACAGAAGGAGCAGGTGGTGGACATGCTCCTGATATTATAGTGCTTTGCGGAGACCCTGACGTTCTTCCTTCCTCAACAAATCCTACTAAGCCTTTTACAGTAAATACAATTGATGAACATCTTGATATGCTGATGGTTTGCCATCACCTTGACAAGAATATACCTGAAGACATTGCTTTTGCAGAAAGCAGGATCAGAGGAGAGACTATTGCTGCTGAAGATATACTTCATGATATGGGAGCTTTGTCTATGCTTTCTTCAGATTCACAGGCTATGGGAAGGGTTGGTGAAGTAATTTGCAGAACATGGCAGACAGCTCATAAAATGAGAGAACAACGTGGTGCATTGAGGGAGGATTTGGAATCCGGATCTGATAACTTCAGAATAAAAAGATACATAGCGAAATATACTATTAATCCTGCTATTGCTCATGGTTGCGGGCATGTAATAGGCTCTGTGGAAGTTGGTAAATTGGCGGATCTCGTCTTGTGGCATCCTAAGTTTTTCGGAAGCAGGCCAGAGCTGATTGTAAAAGGTGGTGTAATTGTACAGGCGCAGATGGGTGATCCAAATGCTTCTATTCCTACTCCACAGCCATATTTCTCCAGACCAATGTTCGGTGCAAGGGGAGCTGCTATTGGAAGAACTTCTCTTGCATTTGTTTCACAGGCATCATTGTCAACTGTTAAGTCATATGAACTTAACAAATCAATAACCCCGGTATCAGGTTGCAGGTCGG